The following coding sequences are from one Fimbriimonadaceae bacterium window:
- the rpmF gene encoding 50S ribosomal protein L32 — MPNPKRKFSHQRTSLRRTHWDTTLPVLSETKNVAGEPLHRRHCASPDGYYKGRRLPGFKDKSA; from the coding sequence ATGCCAAACCCGAAACGTAAGTTCAGCCATCAGCGCACCAGTCTGCGGCGCACCCACTGGGACACCACCCTTCCCGTCCTGAGCGAGACGAAGAACGTGGCCGGAGAACCCTTGCACCGCCGGCACTGCGCCAGCCCAGACGGCTACTACAAGGGCCGCCGGTTGCCTGGCTTCAAAGACAAGTCGGCCTAA
- a CDS encoding cation transporter codes for MTSAGPGGQAVRRAVVVSLSTTVVVVVAKLAAAAASHSISVLSEALQSLVDVAMSVLTLWTVRLSSIPADDDHPYGHGRAEVISSAVQMLVVIGTAAVIAWQATLRLATPREIDPDWGLAAMAFAIVANTVVSRHLVKTARQYGSAALEGEAQHLNGDTWASVGVLAGLIAVKGTGWPVLDPLVAIFFTGLGAFFAVRQLVRLTHQLMDGSLPAEEVARVEEALRRHGHVRGFHNLRTRQTGQVRIVTLHVLLDDDLTFVEAHDLAEDVEASLRDVLGGALVTVHYEPYLAELEHQAREHQPSEGM; via the coding sequence ATGACCTCGGCAGGGCCAGGCGGGCAGGCCGTTCGGCGGGCGGTGGTCGTCTCACTGTCCACCACGGTCGTGGTCGTCGTGGCCAAGCTCGCCGCAGCCGCCGCGTCCCACAGCATCAGCGTCCTTTCCGAGGCCTTGCAATCCCTCGTGGACGTCGCCATGTCGGTGCTGACGCTGTGGACGGTGCGCCTCTCCAGCATTCCCGCCGACGACGACCACCCCTACGGCCACGGCCGGGCCGAAGTCATCTCCAGCGCGGTGCAGATGCTGGTCGTGATCGGGACGGCGGCGGTGATCGCCTGGCAGGCCACCCTTCGCCTGGCGACTCCTCGGGAGATCGACCCCGACTGGGGCCTTGCCGCGATGGCCTTCGCGATCGTCGCCAACACGGTTGTCAGCCGGCACCTGGTCAAAACCGCCCGGCAGTACGGCTCGGCAGCCCTTGAAGGTGAAGCCCAGCACCTGAACGGCGACACGTGGGCGTCGGTCGGTGTTCTGGCGGGCCTCATCGCGGTCAAGGGGACGGGCTGGCCGGTCCTCGACCCGCTCGTGGCCATCTTCTTCACCGGACTCGGTGCGTTCTTCGCGGTCCGTCAGCTCGTCCGCCTGACCCACCAGCTCATGGACGGTTCGCTTCCCGCTGAGGAAGTCGCCCGGGTGGAGGAGGCCCTGCGCCGACACGGGCATGTCCGCGGATTCCATAACCTCCGCACCCGCCAGACCGGTCAGGTCCGGATTGTGACCCTGCACGTCTTGCTGGACGACGACCTGACGTTTGTGGAGGCCCACGACCTGGCCGAAGACGTCGAAGCCTCGCTTCGTGACGTCCTTGGCGGTGCCCTTGTCACCGTCCACTATGAGCCCTACTTGGCCGAACTTGAGCACCAGGCTCGGGAACACCAGCCGTCCGAAGGCATGTAG
- a CDS encoding metal-sensitive transcriptional regulator has protein sequence MDNENRKAIDRRLSRVEGQVRGLRRMVDENQYCADILTQLAATRSALEQIGAEIAASHVQTCIVGHGCETEHDRAKSMSQDELLDELRVTLSRLVR, from the coding sequence GTGGACAACGAGAACCGGAAAGCGATCGACCGCAGACTCTCGCGGGTCGAGGGTCAGGTCAGGGGTCTGCGCCGCATGGTCGATGAGAACCAATACTGCGCGGACATCTTGACCCAGTTGGCCGCCACGAGGTCGGCCCTTGAGCAAATCGGGGCCGAAATCGCCGCTTCCCATGTCCAAACCTGCATCGTCGGCCACGGCTGTGAAACCGAGCACGACCGCGCCAAGTCGATGAGCCAAGACGAGCTCCTCGACGAACTGCGTGTCACCCTTTCCCGGCTTGTCCGTTGA
- a CDS encoding YifB family Mg chelatase-like AAA ATPase produces the protein MFAQVHAATLMGIDALPVVVEVDTHPGENNFTLVGLPDKAVQEAEERVRAAMRNSELDFPRGRVVVNLAPADIKKEGPSLDLPLAVALLAIDRQVDPGFLPDTVFLGELGLDGRLRTIDGAVNVALLCRDKGIKRLVVPRVNAAEAAVVPGLEVYGVETLLDVVYLTNGDLSARPVELTRSAPARVDYPVDYSDVKGQRQAVRAMEIAAAGGHNVLMVGPPGSGKTLLARRLPTILPPLGLDESIDVTRVYSAAGERTGQEGLVWERPFRTPHHTASYAAVVGGGKSPKPGEISLAHLGVLFMDELPEFGRDVLEALRQPLEDGVVTVARVQSTLTFPARCVVVGAMNPCPCGFKGYPEANCVGANACQRYSARVSGPLMDRIDLHVNVPRLKPEELAATPQGEPSAAIRERVIKARAAQTARLGEGRTNAAMTPREMRESLAVDDDCTAFMKNVAARLNISARVYDRIFKVGRTIADLAGSPTLGRQHLAEAVQYRSSGD, from the coding sequence ATGTTCGCCCAAGTCCACGCCGCCACTCTGATGGGCATCGACGCGTTACCGGTGGTCGTAGAAGTGGACACCCACCCGGGGGAGAACAACTTCACCCTGGTCGGCCTCCCCGACAAGGCCGTTCAGGAGGCGGAAGAGCGTGTCCGGGCCGCGATGCGGAACAGTGAGTTGGACTTTCCCCGCGGACGGGTCGTCGTCAACCTCGCCCCCGCCGACATCAAGAAGGAGGGCCCGTCGCTTGACCTGCCCCTTGCCGTCGCCCTCTTGGCGATCGACCGGCAGGTCGACCCGGGCTTCCTGCCCGACACGGTGTTTCTGGGCGAACTGGGACTGGACGGCCGACTGCGGACCATCGACGGCGCCGTCAACGTGGCGTTGCTCTGCCGCGACAAGGGGATCAAGAGGCTGGTGGTGCCCCGGGTCAACGCGGCCGAGGCGGCCGTCGTTCCCGGCCTTGAGGTCTATGGGGTCGAGACGCTTCTCGATGTCGTCTACCTCACGAACGGAGACTTGTCGGCGCGTCCGGTGGAACTCACCCGGTCGGCTCCGGCCCGGGTCGATTATCCCGTCGACTACAGCGACGTCAAGGGTCAAAGGCAAGCGGTCCGGGCGATGGAGATCGCGGCCGCAGGGGGCCATAACGTGCTGATGGTCGGGCCGCCGGGGAGCGGCAAGACGCTTCTGGCCCGACGACTCCCGACCATCCTGCCTCCGCTCGGTCTGGACGAGAGCATCGACGTCACCCGCGTCTATTCGGCGGCAGGCGAGCGGACAGGCCAGGAGGGATTGGTCTGGGAACGACCGTTCCGCACACCGCACCACACCGCGAGCTACGCCGCCGTGGTCGGCGGTGGCAAGTCGCCCAAGCCCGGTGAGATCTCGCTTGCCCACCTGGGAGTGCTCTTTATGGACGAGCTCCCCGAATTTGGCAGGGACGTTCTGGAGGCCCTGCGTCAACCCCTGGAGGACGGGGTCGTGACCGTCGCCCGGGTGCAGAGCACCCTCACTTTCCCGGCCCGGTGCGTCGTCGTCGGGGCGATGAACCCGTGCCCGTGCGGATTCAAGGGCTACCCCGAAGCCAACTGCGTAGGGGCCAACGCCTGCCAGCGGTACTCGGCCCGGGTCAGCGGCCCGCTCATGGACCGGATCGACCTTCACGTGAACGTCCCGCGCCTCAAGCCCGAAGAACTGGCCGCGACACCCCAGGGGGAACCTAGTGCGGCGATCCGGGAGCGCGTCATCAAGGCCCGCGCCGCCCAGACCGCCCGCCTCGGCGAGGGACGGACGAACGCGGCCATGACCCCTCGAGAGATGCGCGAGAGCCTGGCGGTCGACGACGACTGCACCGCGTTCATGAAGAACGTCGCCGCCCGGCTGAACATCTCGGCCCGAGTTTACGACCGGATCTTCAAGGTCGGCCGCACCATCGCCGATTTGGCCGGGTCACCGACGCTGGGACGCCAACACCTCGCCGAGGCCGTCCAATACCGTTCCTCTGGCGATTAG
- the recN gene encoding DNA repair protein RecN — MVQELTVENVAVIERASFRPGAAFTVLTGETGAGKSLLVDAIGLALGARADADLVRHGAARAVVTLLVDLRGNPLAMAKCAEHGVAFDDGQLVVQREVSHDGRSTVRLNGRPAAVGTLREIGALLVDLHGQHDHQALMHQERQGGFLDAWIGDEALALVVAVEEQFRRHESLARRLASLRNGQRAREQRVDLLKFQIDEIQSVSPVVGETEELEGRLLRLKHVARLTTGVRDALAALADDEGSAVSAVQTSLRALRQLADLDPSLGVSVDHLAEGEAVLVDAVRGVRAYAATLDDDPAALEEVAARLDLLSRLKRKYGEDEAAILEHLAAASAELATLEGEDMSEDELAVEVDAAHSTLQATADRLTSVREAHAAKFSEVVTAELRELAMPSAEFVVRLHRQATGPEGQDFVEFLFTANAGEPPRPLGKVASGGELSRLMLAVKVASAGRAGVPTLIFDEIDTGLSGRAAATAARKMAALAAHNQVMAISHLPQIAAAADVHFLIRKSEAKGRVHTSVDQLDAEERVDEVARMIAGEEVGESARTHAREMLRAID; from the coding sequence ATGGTCCAGGAGTTGACCGTCGAGAACGTCGCGGTGATCGAGCGCGCCTCGTTCCGTCCCGGCGCCGCGTTCACCGTCTTGACCGGTGAGACGGGGGCGGGGAAGTCGTTGTTGGTCGACGCCATCGGCCTTGCCCTAGGTGCACGCGCCGACGCCGACCTTGTCCGCCATGGCGCGGCGCGGGCGGTGGTGACCCTCCTTGTGGACCTGCGCGGCAACCCCTTGGCCATGGCCAAGTGCGCCGAACACGGCGTCGCCTTCGACGACGGGCAACTGGTGGTCCAGCGCGAAGTCAGCCACGACGGCCGTTCCACCGTGCGTCTGAACGGCCGCCCCGCCGCCGTCGGCACCCTGCGCGAGATCGGTGCATTGCTCGTCGACTTGCACGGCCAGCACGACCACCAGGCCTTGATGCACCAGGAACGGCAAGGCGGGTTCTTGGACGCTTGGATCGGCGACGAAGCCCTCGCCTTGGTTGTCGCGGTCGAGGAACAGTTCCGCCGCCACGAGTCTCTGGCCCGCCGTCTCGCTTCCTTGCGGAACGGGCAGCGCGCCCGCGAGCAACGCGTCGACCTGCTGAAGTTCCAGATCGACGAGATCCAATCCGTCTCTCCGGTCGTCGGCGAGACCGAGGAGTTGGAGGGACGCCTCCTGAGACTGAAGCACGTCGCCCGTCTGACGACCGGTGTCCGAGACGCCCTGGCCGCCTTGGCGGACGACGAGGGGTCGGCGGTCTCAGCCGTCCAGACCAGCCTTCGTGCCCTCCGTCAGTTGGCCGACCTTGACCCGAGCCTCGGCGTGTCAGTCGACCACCTGGCCGAAGGTGAGGCGGTCCTGGTCGACGCCGTCCGCGGGGTGCGCGCCTACGCGGCGACTCTGGACGACGACCCGGCGGCCCTTGAGGAGGTGGCGGCCCGACTAGACCTGCTGTCCCGACTCAAACGCAAGTACGGCGAAGACGAGGCGGCGATCTTGGAGCATCTCGCCGCGGCGAGCGCCGAGTTGGCGACCCTCGAAGGAGAAGACATGTCCGAGGACGAACTGGCGGTCGAAGTGGATGCGGCCCACTCCACGCTCCAAGCGACGGCGGACCGCCTGACCTCGGTGCGCGAGGCGCACGCGGCGAAGTTTTCGGAGGTTGTGACGGCTGAACTGCGCGAACTGGCCATGCCGAGCGCCGAGTTCGTCGTCCGTCTCCACAGGCAGGCGACCGGCCCCGAAGGCCAAGATTTCGTCGAGTTCCTGTTCACCGCCAACGCCGGGGAGCCGCCACGCCCGCTGGGCAAGGTCGCCAGTGGAGGCGAACTCAGCCGGCTCATGCTGGCCGTCAAGGTGGCGTCAGCTGGTCGCGCCGGAGTGCCGACCTTGATATTCGACGAGATCGACACGGGCCTCAGTGGCAGGGCGGCGGCGACGGCGGCACGAAAAATGGCGGCCCTGGCCGCCCACAACCAAGTCATGGCGATCAGCCACCTGCCCCAAATCGCCGCCGCCGCCGACGTCCACTTCCTCATCCGCAAGTCCGAGGCAAAGGGCCGTGTCCACACTTCGGTCGACCAATTGGACGCCGAGGAACGTGTCGACGAGGTCGCGCGCATGATCGCGGGTGAGGAGGTCGGGGAGTCGGCAAGGACCCACGCCCGGGAGATGCTCCGCGCCATAGACTGA
- a CDS encoding heavy-metal-associated domain-containing protein, giving the protein MTTHLKIDGMSCGHCVNSATKALKAVPGVESAEVDLAAGTATVVGTAGIEALVAAVEEEGFQAYAKVEAPDDH; this is encoded by the coding sequence ATGACCACACATCTGAAAATCGACGGAATGAGTTGCGGCCACTGCGTGAACTCGGCGACCAAAGCGCTGAAGGCCGTGCCCGGGGTCGAGTCTGCCGAAGTCGACCTGGCCGCCGGGACAGCGACGGTCGTCGGCACCGCCGGCATCGAGGCTCTCGTCGCCGCAGTGGAAGAGGAGGGCTTTCAGGCGTACGCCAAGGTCGAGGCCCCCGATGACCACTGA
- a CDS encoding family 20 glycosylhydrolase, with product MVAAIAAAVMLAPIPVVGLHLGAPSKGNIGKFCDFITNDLKPMGVNLLVIEVGYSFQFKSRPEMADPDGLSVADAKKVVAACKAAGIEIVPETNLLGHQSWAGSNDRLLTKHPEFDETPGKFPGNKGIYCRSYCPNHPEVHKVVFDLIDEIADAFEAKAYHCGMDEVFILGDKDCKRCAGKSTAQLFAQEVTTLHDHLKSKGRRMYMWGDRLLDGRTNGLGEWEAATNGTEGAIDMVPKDITICDWHYEKAEPTPAYFAYKGFDVLACPWRKPDVARGQVALVRALQAANPAIARHAKGVMTTVWSGGDAFLAAFKGGGGKEGKENVETFRAMVAAARQ from the coding sequence ATGGTCGCCGCCATTGCCGCCGCTGTCATGCTTGCGCCGATTCCTGTCGTCGGACTTCACCTAGGCGCCCCGTCGAAGGGGAACATCGGTAAGTTCTGTGACTTCATCACCAACGACCTCAAGCCGATGGGGGTCAACCTGTTGGTGATCGAAGTCGGCTACAGTTTCCAGTTCAAATCTCGGCCCGAGATGGCCGACCCCGACGGCCTGTCTGTGGCCGACGCCAAGAAGGTCGTCGCGGCTTGCAAGGCCGCGGGGATCGAAATCGTCCCCGAGACCAACTTGCTGGGACACCAGTCGTGGGCAGGCTCGAACGACCGGCTGCTGACCAAGCACCCCGAGTTCGACGAGACGCCCGGCAAGTTTCCCGGCAACAAGGGCATCTATTGCCGGAGCTATTGCCCGAACCACCCTGAAGTCCACAAGGTCGTCTTCGACCTGATCGACGAGATCGCCGACGCCTTCGAGGCCAAGGCCTACCACTGCGGCATGGACGAGGTCTTCATCCTTGGCGACAAGGACTGCAAGCGTTGCGCCGGCAAGTCGACGGCCCAATTGTTCGCCCAAGAGGTGACTACCCTCCACGACCACCTGAAGTCGAAAGGCCGTCGGATGTACATGTGGGGTGACCGGCTGTTGGACGGCCGCACGAACGGCCTTGGCGAGTGGGAGGCGGCGACGAACGGCACCGAGGGTGCCATCGACATGGTGCCGAAGGACATCACGATCTGTGACTGGCACTACGAGAAAGCGGAGCCGACCCCCGCCTACTTCGCCTATAAAGGCTTCGACGTCCTTGCCTGCCCGTGGCGCAAGCCGGACGTCGCCCGGGGTCAGGTCGCCCTGGTCAGGGCGCTCCAGGCTGCCAACCCCGCCATCGCGCGGCATGCCAAGGGGGTCATGACGACCGTCTGGTCTGGCGGCGACGCCTTCTTGGCCGCGTTCAAGGGTGGAGGCGGTAAGGAAGGTAAGGAGAACGTCGAGACGTTCCGGGCCATGGTGGCTGCGGCCCGCCAGTGA
- the rpmG gene encoding 50S ribosomal protein L33: MAKKKGEKREIIRLVCTEDNKHYVVTTKNKQNTQGKLELNKYNPDLRRVTLHREKK, translated from the coding sequence ATGGCAAAGAAGAAAGGCGAAAAGCGCGAGATCATCCGGCTCGTCTGCACGGAAGACAACAAGCACTACGTTGTCACGACGAAGAACAAGCAGAACACCCAGGGCAAGCTGGAGCTCAACAAGTACAACCCAGACCTGCGCAGAGTCACCCTGCACCGGGAGAAGAAGTAA
- the cadA gene encoding cadmium-translocating P-type ATPase, whose protein sequence is MTTDAPETTVTDLDIEGMTCASCVRRVEKALGKVPGVTEVNVNYATERATVSHEGEVHTRELVQAVSEAGYSAKPHDETPGHHHDEHADHLAVESDDRLAAARRNLWGAVALTVPVVALSMFWHDRPEWVNGVLLGLSTPVVFWHGRQFFASAWNGIKHLTATMDSLIALGAGASWLYSLYALVAFRGSSHHQNQHLYFETAATIVTLILVGKYLEARSKSRMSGAIQKLLALAPKTATVVQPGGGEQEIPLDQLTKDMLVRVRPGERVAVDGVVTDGESYLDESMLTGEPLPVRKATGDHVTGGTMNTNGAFTFRATQVGKETTLAQIVRMVEHAQGSKAPVQSLADRVSAVFVPAVIVIALLTFGWWLSQGAAVQDALLPAVAVLVIACPCALGLATPTAIMVGTGRGAELGVLVKDGEALERAASVRTVLLDKTGTVTVGRPELTDVVPLGDYSEDQVLGFAAVAESRSEHPVARAIVAAAPTAGQPDGFEASSGRGVVAQSAGHRIVVGSAALLADEGVHLTTAADNALSELEEAGKTAVFVAVDGGLAGVLAVADTVGAHSAEAVRDLAALGLTTVMVTGDNRRAAEAVAKTVGVQAVEAGVLPGGKADVVRRHQGSGGVAMVGDGINDAPALAQADVGIAMGTGTDVAMETAGVTLLRHDLRGVAQAVRLARATFRTIRWNLVWAFGYNVVMVPLAAAGKLNPMLAAGAMAFSSVSVILNSLRLRRAV, encoded by the coding sequence ATGACCACTGACGCCCCCGAGACGACGGTCACTGACCTTGACATCGAAGGCATGACCTGCGCGTCGTGCGTCCGCCGGGTGGAAAAGGCCCTCGGGAAGGTGCCTGGTGTCACGGAGGTGAACGTGAACTACGCGACCGAGCGGGCCACCGTCAGCCATGAGGGTGAGGTCCACACCCGTGAACTGGTCCAGGCCGTCAGCGAGGCCGGGTATTCAGCCAAGCCTCACGATGAGACGCCCGGCCACCACCACGACGAGCATGCCGACCACTTGGCCGTCGAGTCCGACGACCGGTTGGCCGCCGCACGGCGCAACCTTTGGGGGGCGGTCGCCCTCACCGTGCCGGTCGTCGCCCTGTCGATGTTTTGGCATGACCGACCCGAGTGGGTGAACGGCGTCCTTCTCGGACTCTCCACGCCGGTCGTCTTTTGGCACGGGCGCCAGTTCTTCGCTTCGGCGTGGAACGGTATCAAGCACCTGACCGCGACGATGGACTCGCTGATCGCGCTGGGCGCGGGGGCGTCGTGGCTCTACAGTCTGTACGCCCTGGTGGCGTTCAGAGGGTCCAGCCACCACCAGAACCAACACCTCTACTTCGAGACCGCGGCCACGATCGTCACCCTGATCCTCGTCGGCAAGTACCTCGAGGCCCGGTCGAAGAGCCGCATGTCGGGGGCGATCCAAAAGCTCCTGGCCCTCGCCCCGAAGACCGCCACGGTGGTCCAACCCGGCGGCGGGGAACAAGAAATCCCACTCGACCAACTTACCAAGGACATGCTCGTCAGGGTCCGACCCGGCGAGCGGGTCGCCGTGGACGGCGTCGTCACGGATGGGGAGAGCTACCTGGACGAGTCCATGCTCACCGGCGAACCCCTGCCCGTCCGCAAGGCGACGGGAGACCACGTGACCGGTGGGACGATGAACACTAACGGTGCGTTCACCTTCCGGGCGACCCAGGTCGGCAAGGAGACGACCTTAGCCCAGATCGTCCGCATGGTGGAACACGCCCAGGGGTCGAAGGCACCGGTCCAGTCGCTGGCCGACCGTGTGTCTGCCGTCTTCGTGCCGGCGGTGATCGTCATCGCGCTGCTCACCTTTGGGTGGTGGCTGTCCCAGGGCGCGGCGGTCCAGGACGCCCTCCTGCCTGCCGTGGCGGTCCTCGTCATCGCCTGCCCCTGCGCCCTCGGACTGGCAACGCCGACCGCCATCATGGTCGGCACAGGCCGCGGTGCGGAACTGGGGGTGCTCGTCAAGGACGGCGAGGCGCTGGAGCGGGCCGCGTCCGTGCGGACAGTCCTCTTGGACAAGACCGGCACGGTGACAGTCGGCCGGCCCGAATTGACCGACGTGGTCCCGCTCGGGGACTACTCGGAGGACCAGGTGTTGGGCTTCGCCGCCGTGGCCGAGTCCAGGTCAGAACACCCCGTCGCCCGAGCCATCGTCGCGGCGGCTCCGACCGCCGGCCAGCCGGACGGCTTCGAGGCGTCCAGTGGCCGAGGGGTGGTCGCCCAGTCGGCGGGCCACCGCATCGTCGTCGGGAGCGCGGCCCTGCTTGCCGACGAAGGCGTCCACTTGACCACTGCTGCCGACAACGCCTTGAGCGAGCTCGAAGAGGCGGGAAAGACGGCCGTCTTCGTGGCCGTTGACGGCGGCCTGGCCGGCGTCTTGGCGGTGGCCGACACCGTCGGCGCACACAGCGCCGAGGCGGTGCGGGACCTTGCGGCCCTCGGCCTGACCACGGTCATGGTGACCGGCGACAACCGCCGTGCCGCCGAGGCCGTGGCCAAGACGGTGGGCGTCCAGGCGGTCGAGGCCGGCGTCCTGCCGGGCGGCAAGGCCGACGTCGTCCGGCGCCACCAAGGGTCGGGCGGAGTCGCGATGGTCGGAGACGGGATCAACGACGCCCCTGCCCTCGCCCAGGCCGACGTCGGAATCGCGATGGGCACGGGCACCGACGTGGCGATGGAGACGGCGGGCGTGACCCTGCTGCGCCACGACCTGCGCGGTGTGGCCCAGGCGGTCCGCCTGGCCCGGGCGACATTCCGGACGATCCGGTGGAACCTGGTGTGGGCGTTCGGCTACAACGTCGTCATGGTGCCGCTCGCCGCAGCGGGGAAACTCAACCCCATGCTGGCGGCCGGGGCCATGGCGTTTTCCAGCGTGTCCGTCATCCTCAACTCGCTCCGCCTGCGGCGCGCGGTGTAA